GGGCGGGACCGTCGTCGTGAACACCACCTCGGGAGCCTGGGGAGTGGACGCCTCCACCGGGCGGCAACTCTGGCACCGCCCCCGCTACGACGCGACGGGGCCGGTGGCGAGTGCGGGGGACCTCGGGGTCTGGATCGCGCCCGACTATTTCCATCCGCAGGTGCTGGGCGTGGACCTGCGCAGTGGGCGCACCGTCTGGCGGGTGGACTTTTCGGACGGAACGGCAGTGCGGGTGGAGGACGACACGCTGTTCGTGGGTTCAAGCCGGGTGGGTGTGCGCCTGATCGACGTGCCCACGGGCCGCAGCCTGCGGGTCACCTACGACTTCGCCTCAGCCCTGCCCCAGGGAAGCCGGGCGGGTGCGTCCTTCCTCACCCCGCTGGTGAGCCGCAACGCCGTCTGTGCCAGCGGGCAGAGCGTGGGGCGGCCCGTCGTGGCCTGCCTGCCCCGGACGGCGGGGCGCCGTGTTGGTGGGGACCGAGCCCTCCTTCCCCGGCTGGCCGGGCGCGCGAGCCGGTCTGCGGACGTGCCGCAGTACCTCGTGCGCGAAGGGTTCCTGACCGCTGCGGGGGACTACTGGCTGCTGGGCGGGGAGTACGCGACACGCACGGCGATCCGGGGCGGGGGGCTGACCTTCGGCGCGCCAACCGACTTCGTGGAGCGGGAGGGCCTCGCCTTCTACGCCGTGCCCGAGGCGTTGACAGTGGTGGGGGTGCGGCTGGACACGGGTGCGCTGGCCTGGAGCGCGCCTCTGCCGAGCAAGTGGCGCGACGTGCTGCTGACGCCCACCCGCATCCTGGTCGTGAATGGTGGGGAAGTGCAGGGGTACGCCAGACCGGAGACGGCGCAGAAGTAGCCGCACCGAAAGCACGGCGGGAATTTCTTACGCCGCTGGCACACTCGTCACAGCTTCACAAGCCAAGTGAACCGCACGTCTTTCACGCCCTCTCTCCTCGTCACCCACAGATCATCGGATGGACGGTCCACACCGATCAAGTGCGGATCAACCACTCTTCTTAACCTGGCGTCATGCCGAACAACGACGCGGGGGGAATGCGACGCGCCTTCATGCTGTGCTTGACGCTCGGGTTGGTCACGACGGGCGGACAAGCCCGGACGCCGCCGGAGCCGCGCACCGCCCTGGAATTGCAGCAACTCGAGCCCACCCTCGCCGGACAGCCGGTCAAAATGCGTCTCTTGATCTACCGCTGGGGCAACGGTGCGCAGGTCGTCGGTGGGCTGCGCGACGACCACATTCCCTGTCCCCTGTTCAAGGTGTATGACAAGGCGGGCGGGCCGCCGATCATTGAGCGGTATCTCACGGCCAATTGCGACGTGGGCAAGAACGTCACCTTCAAGACCGGCGAGCAACGCGTCTACGCGGTCACACTGCCGATGAAGCTCGCGCCCGGCGCGTACACCGCCATCCTGACCTTGCGCAGTCAGCCACCGATGTACGCGCGGACCATCGTGAACATCGGGCCCGGCCCCTTCGTGGCCGAACTGGTGTTGCCGAGCGGTGCGAAGGCCGGGAAGCCGCTTGACTTACGCGTGGCCTTTCGCAACGTGTGGCGCAGCACCGCGAGCCGTGACCTGCGGCTGTGTGGACAGGGGCTCTTGATCCGCGACGCAGAGGGCCAGACGGTGTACGACAACCGGCCCGAGAAGACCGCGTGCACCTCGGACCTGCGGCCCACCACGGTGGCCCCCGGCGGCGTCCACATCGAACCCTGGGGTCCGCTGCCCGCACTGAAGGCCGGTCGGTACACCGCCGTGCTGTGGGGCGAAGGGGCCGTGAAGCGCTTCGAGGTGCGGCCTTGAACGGCGCGGGGGGTGTGGAAGCGGCGCCCCGTCTCACCCGCCGTCAGGTCGCAGGCGGCAGCGTGACGCCATGTCCTTCGCCCTGCTCGCCGCCCTCGCCGCGCCGACGTGGACTCTGACTCGCACCTCCGTCGTGGGCTTTTCCTCCCAGGGTCAGCTCATCACCCGCGAGGAGGCGAACGGCCGCTTCTTGCCCGAACTCACGCTACGCGACCCCGACACGGCCGAGGTCACCGGCCGAGTGGTCTTTCCCGAGGCGGGGGGCGACGTGGGGGATTTGCTGGCCGTCACGCCCGATCTGAAGGCCGCCGCGTGGGTGGGCGCGGACGGCGACACCCTCACGGTGCGCTCGCCCTCCGGGCGGTGGTCGTCGAGCATCCCCGGCGTGCGCGGCTCGCGCGAGTTGCTGTTCAGCCCGGACGGCCGCACGCTCGCGGTCGCCAACGACAACGGCTACGTGCAACTGTGGAACGTCGCGGACGGCGTGCGCCGCGCCACGCTGCTGATGCGCTCGCGGCCCGACCAGCTCGCGTTTCGGCCCGACTCGCAGGTGCTCGCGGTGAACGAGCGGGTGTGGTCGAGGGACGGCAGCGTGAGCGTGTGGAGCCTGGACACCGGCGAGCGACGCGGCACCGTGCCTGGCACGCAGGGCTTGTCACGGTCGATCTTCGCCTACGCGCCGGATGGCCAGACGCTGCTGATGGAGACGCCGCGCTTCACGGTGGGCTGGATCGATCCCGAGAGCGGCGAGGCGGTACGTCAGGTGCCGACCTTCGTGACGCCCTGCCCGAAGGGCTCACCCTTCCCGAAGTGCGCGCACGCGCCCTTCGCGGCGTCGCTCAGCGCGGACGGGTCGCGGCTGGCCCTCAACGTGGTGCCGGGCTCGTACGAGGCGGGCGCGCGGGTGCTGGTGTACGACACGAGGACGACGCGCCTCGTGCGCGCCGAGCACCTCGGCCGCGCCTCGGCGGCCCTCACGCCGCGGGGCGAGGCGCTGCTCGTGTCCGGTCCCGGGGCCACGCTCAGCCGCCGGCCCTGAACGACGGCTGAGCGGCGACGTCCTCCCGGCGTCGCCGCGCCTTGGACTGGGGCCGCTTGACGAAGGGCGTGCGCTCGAGCCGACCGCCTCATTGGCACGCGCGTACGCCTCGGGGTCGAGCGACACGCTTTGCTGAAGCAAGACGAGGGACACCCGGCGCGCGTCGTCACCAAGCTTCAAAAACGCCTCGATCAACTTCACGCTGCCAGCCGAGATCGCAGGTGGGCAGATGCGACCCTGACGCGATCCGGAAAGCTTGGAGGAGGATCTGGCTCAAATTCCTTGGCGGAAAATGCTGGTCGAACTCTAGCGTGACCCGGAAAGGAGCGACCTCCGGGAAGAGCCCCACCATTGTGTAACTTACATTACACAGTGCTTGGTACAGATAAGGCCAGTGCTCAAGTGGCGCACGCTGAGGTACAGCGATGCCGACGGGTACGGGGAAGGTTCGCGTGAGCAGTGGGGGGCCTGGCTGGCGAAACGATAACGCGCCCCCGGGAGTGGGAGCGCGGTGGGGGTCGCCGTGGGCAGGCTTAGTCGAGAATGCGCCGAAGGTGCAGGTAGATCTCGTACCAGTCTCCCTTGGCCTGTGGCCGACGCCCGCGCAACTCGATCCGGGTCAGGGTCCGCACCCAGTCCGGCGTGAGCTGCCCACCGAGTACGGGGTCGGCCACCAGTTCGGCGAGCCCCTTGGGCAAGGCCGCTTCCGTAGCACCGCCATAGAACTCCACCCCTTCGAGCAGGTCGTGGACGGTGATGCCGTAAGCCCCGGCCAGCGTTTGCAAGGTCTCCAGGCTGGGGTTGGTCCGGCCCCGTTCCAGATCGCTGAGGTACGGCACGCTGATCCCGGCGTTCTCGGCAATGTCTTTCAAACGCAAGGACCGCTCGGTGCGGAGTTCGCGGAGTCGTTCGTGTAATTGCATGGCATCCTCCTGGTGGTACGTCCATAGCATATTCCTGGCGGAGGTTGTCCGACCACTGAACACTTCACGAATACGGCAAACACAGCCCCTTCCCTTAAGATGACGGCCA
This genomic stretch from Deinococcus planocerae harbors:
- a CDS encoding PQQ-binding-like beta-propeller repeat protein, translating into MTLSRLLRCCVLLAAACLGAGLAQPIRAPTSAVGPAFLPTFPPRPVLWRTLIDPPLSPVTTTLAVEGERLFLLHRGRLRALDAASGAVRWEAGTGLLAPLTVHSGVAYTTGADGLRAFRASDGRSLWTTALRPNATREDGGAWAQNIARVGGTVVVNTTSGAWGVDASTGRQLWHRPRYDATGPVASAGDLGVWIAPDYFHPQVLGVDLRSGRTVWRVDFSDGTAVRVEDDTLFVGSSRVGVRLIDVPTGRSLRVTYDFASALPQGSRAGASFLTPLVSRNAVCASGQSVGRPVVACLPRTAGRRVGGDRALLPRLAGRASRSADVPQYLVREGFLTAAGDYWLLGGEYATRTAIRGGGLTFGAPTDFVEREGLAFYAVPEALTVVGVRLDTGALAWSAPLPSKWRDVLLTPTRILVVNGGEVQGYARPETAQK
- a CDS encoding helix-turn-helix domain-containing protein — encoded protein: MQLHERLRELRTERSLRLKDIAENAGISVPYLSDLERGRTNPSLETLQTLAGAYGITVHDLLEGVEFYGGATEAALPKGLAELVADPVLGGQLTPDWVRTLTRIELRGRRPQAKGDWYEIYLHLRRILD
- a CDS encoding WD40 repeat domain-containing protein; translation: MSFALLAALAAPTWTLTRTSVVGFSSQGQLITREEANGRFLPELTLRDPDTAEVTGRVVFPEAGGDVGDLLAVTPDLKAAAWVGADGDTLTVRSPSGRWSSSIPGVRGSRELLFSPDGRTLAVANDNGYVQLWNVADGVRRATLLMRSRPDQLAFRPDSQVLAVNERVWSRDGSVSVWSLDTGERRGTVPGTQGLSRSIFAYAPDGQTLLMETPRFTVGWIDPESGEAVRQVPTFVTPCPKGSPFPKCAHAPFAASLSADGSRLALNVVPGSYEAGARVLVYDTRTTRLVRAEHLGRASAALTPRGEALLVSGPGATLSRRP